In a single window of the Tissierellales bacterium genome:
- a CDS encoding response regulator transcription factor: MHKIYIVEDEEKIKKIMADAISKWGFEVKTVENFDNILNEFIDFDPHLVLLDINLPSFDGFYWCQKIRSISKVPIIFISSRNGNMDIVMAMNMGGDDFIQKPFSLDVLTAKINAILRRTYSYTNIESSILEYKDAVLNLKDNTLMYNDSHIELTKNEFQILYLLMKHNGEIVSRDDIIRSLWDDEAFVDDNTLTVNINRLRKKLKEIGLEHLIQTKKGKGYILQ; encoded by the coding sequence ATGCACAAAATATATATAGTAGAAGACGAAGAAAAGATAAAAAAAATAATGGCAGATGCCATATCTAAATGGGGATTTGAAGTCAAAACTGTTGAAAATTTCGATAACATACTGAATGAATTCATAGATTTTGACCCACATTTGGTTTTATTAGATATAAACCTCCCTTCATTCGATGGCTTTTATTGGTGCCAAAAAATAAGAAGCATATCAAAAGTTCCAATAATATTTATATCTTCTAGAAATGGAAATATGGATATTGTTATGGCTATGAACATGGGCGGAGATGATTTTATACAAAAGCCATTTTCACTAGATGTTTTGACTGCAAAGATAAATGCGATACTTAGACGAACTTATTCTTATACAAATATTGAATCTAGTATCCTCGAATACAAAGATGCTGTACTAAATCTAAAGGATAATACTCTAATGTACAACGACTCTCACATAGAACTTACAAAAAATGAATTTCAAATTCTTTATCTTCTGATGAAACATAATGGAGAAATTGTATCTCGAGATGATATAATACGCAGTTTGTGGGATGATGAAGCTTTTGTCGATGACAATACGCTTACGGTAAATATAAATCGACTTAGGAAAAAATTAAAAGAAATCGGTCTGGAACATTTAATTCAAACGAAGAAAGGAAAGGGATATATTTTACAATGA